TTCAAGAAACATGTTACATGGGTGACAACCTTAAGTTGCAAtgtttggttgatttttcttgtGTGGCATGGTGTTTTGGGATTTTGAGTTGTTTGTTTCTTCGATCATAGAGTCGAAGGATGTACGAAGTAGTAATAAAGAATTTTTTGAGGATTTAATAACATTTGTACTGCATATTTTTAGTTTAAGAacatactccgtaatatatATTTCTCCGTatctcaataaaaaaaaattgactagATAAGTCAAATACAGGTAAAGTCCTTATAAATTCAATTTTGGGCAACCCAAGTGTAATtcaaactactccgtattaccTTGTACTTTGTTTTCATGTCGGAATCAGAGAAAAAATCATCAAATAAATAGAAATATATAAAATGTatagtacgaagtatatatttttGGTTATattacgaggagttcccaccgctttCACTGCGTGGATGATCTCCTGCGGGAGTTTGCATGAGTAACTCGATGGACATCATTTCTCTCAGCTGAGTTTTTTCCATACCTAAAACTCAAACCCGAAATCTtagttaaggagcaagagacctTAACCACTCACGCTAACCACAATTGATATACgtcatatatatatactccaCTTCATAATTTTGTTGGTGTAAACATAGCTATAAAAGCTGACAAAATATGTACTAGtatattttttggtgcaaaGCTGACAAAATATGAAATACCGAGTAATAGATATACAGAGTATACACTTATATTCCGTATATTTGAGAGTGATGAATatctcagttggttagagcttccatccaGATTTCAGGTGACCCTGCGATCGATTCTCCTCCCgtccttgtggctcatttgcaccaaaataaaaaaatcttccGCATAATTTTGTGTTTAGTGGATAACGTCGAGTATGCACGTCTAAGTACACGCGgatgtataatccaaattgcaaTTTTGGACAAGGGTCCAAGAGTTTCTTTACTCATTACTCAGCTTACTCCAACGTCTCCAAGTCCACCTGCAAATTGCTGATTGCTCCTCTCAATCGAGTTGCTGAAATTCCTCAAAACCTGACCTTTTCCCTCAATTTCAACCCAATTTCACAAATCCCATTAAACCCTAATCCCCAAATTCTTCCCGAAAAATCATGTACATTTCCGACACCAATCACCACCCCGCTACCACCAACCCCATCGCCAAACCACCGTCATCATCCCTTGAATTCTCCGACGATGATCACCACCATGATATGATGATCGAAGTGGTCCCcactcaccaccaccaccaccaacaacaacagcaacagcaacatcAACACCATGAACCCCACCGCTTACCCTCCATGGCAACGACACCGTCGACTTCCGGCCCGAAAAAGCGAGCTGAGACATGGGTTCAAGACGAAACTCGGAACTTGATTAGCTTTAGAAGAGATATGGATGCTTTATTCAACACTTCTAAATCTAACAAACATTTGTGGGAGCAGATTTCGGCGAAAATGAGGGATAGAGGGTTTGATAGGAGCCCCACTATGTGCACTGATAAGTGGAGGAACTTGCTTAAGGAGTTCAAGAAAGCAAAACAGCAAAATGTAAATGGGAGTAATGGCAATGGGAATGCCAAGATGCTGTGTTATAAGGAAATTGAGGAGATTCTGAGGGAGAGGACTCGTTCTACTCAGACGTCGAATGTAGCTGGGTATAAAAGTCCTAATCATAATTCTGATGGGATGAATCATTCTTCCAAGGATGATCCTTTCTTGCGATTCTGTGATAAAGGTTcgtgttttgttttgttttttttttttttctgttattATTTGTGGATTTGTTGAGGTGTTGGTTGAGAATTGCATGTGGGTATTGCACTATTTTTAGTTTGAGGTGTTGCTCTATTTTTAGATTATTCAATTGAGGCAATTTTGTTTCCCCAGGTTGAATATTTGTTAAATCTAGTATTTTCTTGAGGTCCTGATGAGAATTGCATGTGAGGATTTTGCTATTTTGGTTGGGTTTTGAATGGTTGTTTGTGGTATTGGGTATTTGCAATTTCTTTGAATTAGTTTTGTTGGGTGGTTTTCGATAGTTATTGGATCTGTATGTGTATATGCTGTTGGAGTAGTTTATCCATGCTTCAGATGTAAGTAAATTTCATGAGATGGCTTTTCGTAGCAAATTGATTGGGTAAGGACTAAGGACTAAGGACTAAGGAGAGGTTGTGGAGGAGTTTTTGAATGCTGATGCAAATTGGTAGTTTAAATGTTACTCCGTATACTATAAATGCTTGACCTCCTAATGCAATAGGTTAGAGAAGGGGAGTTTGGAATTAAATGAGTTAAATAATTGAAATTCACCAAAATAGAATAGGAAACGAACAAAAGGGGATGGCTTGAATATTGGTAGGAAGTTAAATTCTTAATATGGTTTAGTAAAATGAGAATGCTGCTCGTATTTTGCAGGGTGCTTCTAGCTTGAACCTTTGTGTGGATAGTTGGAGACCATCTAGATGGGTCATGTGAACTGATAACTCCTGCTGATGCTTGAActagaacatttcttttgagtTGTGAGTTTGTGACTACCGAATTGATTGCAGGAAACTTGATTAAATAATCGGAAATGATCTGTCACCAAGAAGACCCTTCTCAAAATTTAAACTTATTAGTCAACAAATCAAAATCCTTTAACACCTTTTCTGCAATTTGATTATCACGTGTCTATCTTTCACCAGTACTTAGTTTAGCTGATGCTGATGCACATTTACAGCCGTTATGCTTAGTACTCTATTGTCTATCCTTCATCTTGAACTGTAATTAACTGAAGAACACGCTATCTGGATTTATTATGAGGTTACTGGGGAGTTATGTAGGTTTGTAGAAAGTAAACCATGTTCGTCTATTCATCAGCTTTGTATTTTGTATGATGTGAACATGTGATTCGGCTATAGTGCATCGTCGTTTGAATACTGTTTTTATGCTTTTGCTACATGCATGACTACAATTTTTTCTTACCAAGTGTTTCTGCTAGTAACCCCTAGAAGGTGTATAATAATCTTTGCTTGATGACCTTGCCCTAAAATTTCCCTTTTGCTTCTTTTACCTGTTTGCTATTCCACGCGCCTCCGAGAGTGGTTGTTTCTGAAAAGTTAAGATAATAAATTAGTGTACTCCCTTATGCTGCTTTTATTTGATTGTCTTTCTGCAGGTGTTGATGATGCTTCTATTCCTTTTGGACCCATTGAAGGTACAGCATGTCAAAACCATTTCATGAATTTTGATTGgcatcttgatttttttttggaactttGTAAGAGCAGAGAAATCAACCACAGTGAGATAAGTAAGGTGGGTGAGTGTCACTACTTAAAGAGTTCAAAGTAGATGTTTGTAGACTTGTAGTTGATTAAAAGCCCCTTCTAGGATCGTACTGAACATGAGGTGAAAGAGAGATAGTTGATGAACAGTATTTTGAGGTTGAGGGATTAGGAGGAAAACTGCAAGACCTTGATTATATTCATGACGCGTGAAGCAAGATTGCCATGGTATGGCtaattcatttttcttttttcaccTTCGTATTTGTATTGCTTACTTTTCTTATGCAGCCATCAGTGCTTTTTGCAACATTTTTATTCGTTTCTTTGACCTCTTCCATTCAATAGCATGTCAAGATCAAGCATGCTATCTGTCTTCTAGCAGCTTACTGTCTGATATATTCGCAATTAACTTATGATGACATCAAAATTGTTTTTAGAGGGAAGGGGACCTGATGCTAGAGGAAGTAATCAACCCAACATAAATTATTTACCTGCACTTTGAGTATTGCGTGGTTTATTTTACGGGTTAAGGTGACCTGTGATACTCAAGAGTAACAAGCAACTATTAAATGCTTAGGAGTATGATTTGTTTTAGGGTTACCATAATGGGTTGACTGACTTGACTAATATATTAGATTCTCATTTTAGTTTATATAGGAAATTTGTGCATTTATGTGTAGCGTAGGAAATTTAGGGTTTTATTATTTTAGAACTTTCCTTCTTTTTTAAGGGTTTATGTTAGTTGCCCTACATAAAGGTTGTTGTAATATTTTAGACGAAGTTCAACATTGAGTTGGCTTTGCTTGATAATTTCGAGTGTTCTTGAGCGGTCACTTAATTCCTTTTTCTCGTTTCTTGAATgcattgaaaatttgaaatcctttaaattcttgtttttatattttaatgtGGGTCTACTCAGATCCACATCAGGACCATGTCAGAAGCAGTTTGCTATTGAGTCCTGGTGGGTTAATGGTGCTTTGTGCTACTTTACACGGTCCCATGTAAGTGTGAGAACCATCACTCCATCAGTACTGGAAGAACCTTAGGCACTTTCTATTCACAATTTAGAGTAACCCTTGAGAGTTCAATATGACACAATGAAGATGTAAGTACTGTTCAAAATTTTGACGTAGTGTTCACAGCCAATGGTGCTAACAGAGAAACTATAATGAATTGTTCAAAGTTATGACGTTTAAGCCTTTATACAGGACATATTAGAATGATTCAAGAGTCCCAATCTAGCCTCCTTGGATAGAGCATCTGCTACTCTGTTCAGCTTCCTTGTACCTGTGCGATGATCTGCCGATCTGCTTCAAATGTACAATTGTAGGTTGTTGTTAATATGGTAGTGATTTGGATTCGGAGATGATACTGCAGCAAGAGTATTCAATTGAGGGATGCCCTTTTCCCAGTCTTTTGGAGTAGCTAGCTGAGTAGTTGTATCTCCATCGTGATGCTACTTCAGCCCATTTATACCTGTTATATTAATCCCTTTGTCCTCTTTAGTTGCCATATTTGTGAAAACAGCTGGAAACTAAAAACATTGAGGAAAGGTCATATAGTTTTTTGTTTCCAAATTCATTTCCACTTTGAACTTAGTATTGCTTCACTTTGCATCATTTTAAATGAGAAATCACTGCAGGAAACCTGATAAGTCTTTCAAGACATCCCGATAAGGAAATTTGACACTGAGGACAAAGGAAGCTGTAATATCCATCTTTGCGATTGATGTTGATGATATTTTCCATTTAAATGTCATTAACTTGTTACTTACTCCGTTCATTTTTAATTGCAACGTTTCCCTTTTATGGAAGTTGCATATTGGTTGCAATGTCTCCGTTTTTGCATATGACTTCTTTGTCTTTCCCCTCATCACGTGGGTCCCTCATTTTGTTTCTCTCTTCAACACACGGTCTTCTAAAATATCGAGGACGTTTATCGATATTTCCATCTATTGATGAGCCAGCTTTTTTGTGAACATAGTATAACATGTTCCGTAGATATTGTAAAAGAACTTCAACTGAACATCGATGACAGAGATGAAGTGCTTTTTCAGACCTTAAGGTTAAGGCTATGTAAGACGAGTTCAAAACTGTTTATCAGACAATTTTCTTGGTACAACCGTTGTACCTTGCGAGGTACATCGAAggctatttttttctttctcatttggaaataataaaaaaatagtcTTGGTTGTACCTTGCAAGGTACATCCAGCTGTATGGTGAAAACTTCCCTGTTTATCTCTTGTTCTCTTGTAGAAGCCCCGTTGTATCttatattattaattagtaATCAATAGGTTTTCTAAGAGGCCATTTAGGTTGCCTTAAGGGCTTAAGGTATAAAGGCAGAAATCTTTACTGTTTATGGGTTTTACTTGGAATTTAAGCAACTTGCAAGGTGTATGGAGCAATGACTTGGGTGGCAAGTGAGATTGCTGTGCGGCTTATCAGAGTCCTTAAGCTAGTCGGTTTCCTAAACTAGCTAGAAAATATTCTGATTGCATAAAGGTATTTGGAGGCTTTTTCCTACCTTCTTTTGGTTTCCTTACAGATGTTTTGTTCAGGAAACTATGACATATTTTGTTTAGAGAACTGTTACagatttttggtttttttatatttaaagaTTTTGTGTGAATCATGTCATGCTTTTGATTTACATTGTACATTAGTTTCCTTCTTTTGTTTGTTTCCAACTCCCTCTAGGATACAAATGTACAAAAAGATCAAGGAGCATTAAGGTTATAAAATCTGTGAGCCTTTTTCTCCACCTGGTACTTTTTGCGTGCCTCAGTGCCCCTTTGTGGGCAATTTTGAGCCTCCCTTAAACTAAATAGATCTGAGTTAGTAGTTAGTTTTTCTTCTGTTTTTAGTTTCGGGCTCTGCCCTCTTTTGAACCAAAAAAATAGATCTGAAAGACTCAAAATAGAAGCTTTAAATATTGTCTGAGTAGGGATCATGGATCTGATTCTCCAGAGTTTAATGTGATTGTTTTATTGTTCTGTGCATTACATCTCTTTGATCCATGACTTTCGGCCCCCTCCCTTTCGTTCTTTCTTAGAACTTAGAAGTGCACAAACAAGGGATGCGGATTGAGGAAGTGATATGCTAGTAGGCACCCCGTTGTCCTCTTTGATGGGAAGATTGTAATACCTCCACATGCAGCCCCTTTTAATGCATATTGATATTATTCTTTTTATCCTTAAACTCTCATTTCTCATTGTACCTGGTTTTCTTTTGGACACGTCATTGTATTTCTgatgatttttattttcatgACACTTTTGTACATTTAAGTTCTGTATTTATCTGGCTTATAATAGCATTGTAATTTTATCTCTTTTTTGGTACAGCTAATGGGAGGCCAACACTAAACTTGGAAAGGCGTTTGGATAACGAGGGACATCCTCTTGCCATTACTGCAGCTGATGATGTAACAGGCGGGGGTTGTCCCCCATCATTTTGGCGGGATACTCCTGCAAATGGTAAACTTGTGTACACTGGATGATATGAGCTTCAAATGTTACCTTTGATTCACTATTTGTGTTATTGTTATGAAATCAACCAGCCTCTAAAGGAAATTAACGAGCATAATGGCAGTTAGGTACTAACATTAATCCGGCCCTATTTAGTTCAGTCATCATTTTGTCTCTGTTAATCAATTGTCGTTACAACTGTCTGTAGCTTGTCAGAGTGGTTGATTAGATCCATTAAGGTTGCTTTGATGCAATGGGGGAGGGACAGTTATGAGTGTAAAAAGACTGCCTGTTTGAAAGGACTTATGTGGCTAACCACCTCAGACTCTGGTGAAGTGATTGAGACAGGACTGCAGGTAGTTGAGCAAGAGTAATGATTTGACTATtgaggatttgggtggattttgcAACTGTTTTTCACTAGACAAGGTTTCCATCAGTTTATGCAACCTAAAAGTTCAATTATAGGTGTGATTTGTTTCTACCATAATTTCAGCTAAAATTTATAACTATTTTTGAAAACGTTTCTACTAAAACTGCAAACTACCTCTATTCCTTTCCGGTATGATCAATTTTGGGTCATTTCAAGGCCTCTGATATTTATGAAGAAGTAGTAGGTAGTTTAGGCTTCAGGGAAGTAGTAACAGGGAAATGACAAACCAGAGGTAAAGGAAATTTTGATTTGCTAACTTGACAAGAGAAGATGAATCCGAAGAGAGAGAACATAGTGACTTAAGGAAACTCAACTGCCATTTGGAGGTTACGAGTTGATTTCTTTACTTAGGCAAACAAAAAACCCATAGCCAAATTCCCCTTCTGCATTGCTTTTTCAGTGTGTGTGGTTTAGAGTTTTCAACATTGATCTTATGTACTATTCAATAATAGCTAGTGTGGAACAGAATTGGCAGATCATTCATTGAGTATGCTGTAGTAAATACTAGGTTCGATTTCATGTTGCAATGTGGAGTGGTATTATGGTAGAACTGAATGTCCCAAAATCAGCACCTCTCAGCCTTGTTCCCTGTACTCTCATTTACTGAATCTGTCTCAGTTAAGTCTGTTGGACCCTTGTGAGCTCCAGGAAGAATTCAAGGTCTTTCATGTACACATTTTTGTAGGCTGGAGTCTAACTAATCGAGTTTGGCAGCTATTGCAGTGAAATGGAGTGGTTTCATATTTGGATGTCAGAGAAATCCAGAATTACATGGTCAGGATTCTTGTGAATCAGACTAAAGTAGCTGATATGGATTCATGAAGTGAGAATAATGTATGAGAAAACTTGAGAACACAATAACAACTGTCTGAACTAAAATCGTTATCAAAACCAAGAAGATGGTGAGCATAGAGAATTGAGTGACTAATAAGAAAACTTGTCTGTTTGTTCCTCTCTTTAGTCCTTCCTCTTGTCTGTGTCTGAAGAGTAGGGTGGGGTGATTCTGTGTAAGATTCTGTAATTCTGTTGAAACATGTAACATTTCGGATGTATCAAATGATGTTTAGGCGTCTGATCTGAAGTCACGGTTGAAGGATGTGATAATTTAAAAACGGGCCTCAAGCGTACCTGGGTATAACTAGGCCCAAAGCACATACCTAAATGCACCTGAGACCCCTGGGTGCAGCAAGGTTCACTAGATGTAACTATGTGCTGGGGTGCATGCCTCGAATGACCTCTGCCTAGGTGTGGGGTGAAGCCCCTTGCCGCTTCTTGTATGAGGCAAATTAACAGAAAGTTCAAAGATTAACCTATCTTTTATTTTGTGAACTGCTGACTGAGGCCTTCAGCAAGACCTTTTACCTGAAAATGGATACTTATCTTAAAATCCTATTATCTTTTAGCTTTTCCTCAAAGATCATCATGTTATTGTCATTGTCATTGCTTacaattctttctctcttttctttttcttctctccCCTCTTTAATTGATTTTCACGTCCTCTGattttcctttcatttgtttcttctctctcttcatcTTCCATTCTTGAAGGATAGTCTCTCTTGCTGATTCTTCCACCCTCAGTCTGATActttttccttatttttttttcgTTTCCTTCCgattcctctctcctcctccaTTTCTACTCTTGCTGGTTGTTCAGCCGTTGTTAGTGATCTCTCTCCATGGCTAATTAATCGAAAGATTGAGGCGAGGAGATTTGGTTAAAGATTTCTTTGTGCCTCAGACTTTTAAAAGCTAAGGTTGGCATAGCTTTTTTTTTACCTGTTCTGAATTTCTATCTGGcatgttttgttttaattatagaGTTTCTAATACTATTTTTTACTTTACTTTACTTACACAGGTGATGATACTCATGCTTTTGGTGGGAGGGTGATAACCGTCAAATGGGGAGATTACACTAGACGGATTGGTGTAGATGGCACTGCCGAGGCCATCAAGGATGTCATCCGATCTGCATTTGGGTTAAGGACAAAGCGTGCCTTTTGGTTGGAGGATGAAGAACAGATTGCTCGGTCCCTTGACAGGGACATGCCAATGTGCATTTACACTCTTCACCTTGATGAAGGTAAAATATTCTTAAGGCTTATCATTCTGTATGTAATTGACCCGTATTATTCATTAAGTGTGCTTTGAGGCAGACCCGGAATTCTGAATGATTTGTAGCTAGTCAGTCACCCATAATCATTATGTTCTTCTATGATGTTACTAAACTTACTACAATGGATAAACCACTTGCTGAGTAGAATAGTTTAAGTGCCAAGTTACATTTTTAAGTCAAGCTCTCTAGTAACCGATaagttggtggggaactcaccttgtgacttggaggtcacaggtgacttggaggtcacagGGTCGAGCCCCATCAGCTACGAAATgcttgggagtggctcaagcgaATACTTGCGTAGCTGGACTGGTTAACCTGTGCTAGGTGCTGGTTCAGTAGGGTGATTGAACTGTTTGAAGCTGCAGCatattcttctttctttctttgtttCAGGTATGACAATAAAGTTGTGCCACTATGAAGAGACTGAGCACATTCCATATGCCGGTCAAACGATAACACACACAGAAGTAAAAACATTTTACACGGAGGATGATTACCGTGAGTTTATGCAGCACCGAGGATGGTCATGTCTTAGGGAGTTGAATGGCTACAGAAATATCGATAATCTGGATGATCTTCGCCCAGATGCATTATATCGTGGTGTCACTTGACAATCTGAGTGCCTCACTTCTCGTTGCATCTGTTCGTTCTCTAGATATCTTTTAACAGAGAACGGAGTTGTGTAGCTAAAAGATTTACTGACAGAAATCGGACCTTTTGTACAGATAAGATTGCCTTGTTATAAGTAAGAACTCCCAACTGTATATATACATTTCCAACTCCTTATGTAATGTAGTAATGCTCCTTGGTCAGCAACTCAGCATCTTTACTTGACCATGACTCCAGTTTCTTCAGCTCCTTACAGTTTTGCTCTGACCTGAGGTTCAAGTTTTAATTTATGAATGTGTTTAAATCATATGAATTCAAGATTCTGCCCTCCAAGAGCTTTAAACAGATGCAATTCTGGGACATTCTGGTGTTTTTAGCATGCGTAACTCACCGCCCGAGTTAACTCGTATTGCCCGGCGATACAAGACAAGATATCCATAAATCTTGGCCGGTTCAACCGATCTGAACCAATTATGTCCGCATTAAACGTTATTAACCTCGCATCTATCTAGTTTTCCGCTGAATTCCCCGTGTTTTTGATagaaagaaagggaaaaaggaaagaaatgatttcTCCACTGAAATAGAGTAAAGAACTCCATTTTCAGATCTAAAACAACGGAAGGGGACTAGGAGAGGTAGTGAGTGGGTTGACATGGGGCTTCTTCTCCAAATCCCTACGTGACAACCGCGACCAGGGGCGGATCTTGGGTGTGGCTGGGGTGGGCCTGGCCCCTCCGGCCGGAaaattttgtagtgtatttttagttacggcCCCCTAAAATTTGtatataattgtataattacatagtatattgcttaattttttcTACCGGCCCCACTCGTAAAATCGTTCAAGGTCCGCCACTGACCGCGACTCCGTGACGAAATCACATTTTTTATCTATGTGAACTAACAGAAGTTTCCATGAAAGCACCACCCGAGTTTCAGTATAAGAACAAATTTTCAGAATCAGCTAAATTTTGGATAAATTTCAATCCAACTGAACTACACTGTATTACAGAGCAATGGCAGAAATGTAATCACTGAAATGATTAACAGGTAATTCATCATTACACTTCTTAGTACAATACAAACTTCAGATCCCAGATACAAAATTGTGAATCAATGATTCACACACACTACACTTAGTATTTCATCCCATTTTTCACCTAAAAATCGAACTTTCTTTCACTTGCTTGtcattcatcatcatcatcatcatcattcttGTAAGAAACTAAAGTGTCAACCTTGTGAATCTGCAACAAAAAATTCACTCTGTTTAACCCCCAGAAACAACAATTGTACATCTAAATTTAAGGAAAAATCAATCCAATTACAGAAAATCAATGCTTCTGTTTTGATTTCTTATACCTTGGTATCAAAAGAATGTAGTTTCACCATTTGAGGATTAGAAATCAATTTGGGATCACTCTCAGTCCAAGTAATAGGTGCATCTACATCCTTGTCTGTGTATGCCAATACATCAAAAACACCTGCAACATATTTCAAAGGTTAATCAGaaatattacaaaaaaaaaaaaagttagttaCACTTTCTCCCATTATCCGGTCCTAGTAAGGGCAAAACCGTAAAAATTACTTTGGAAACTATGATACGAGTAACATTTTCCGAACATCCTAACATAGTAATGCGACAACTAATCCCGAATATACAAAAATGGGAatataattaaagaaaatcagtGTAATAATTACAAGGTTCATCAAGGCAAGGCAAGTAAGTGATGCTAGAAGCAATCTGCCTCATAATTGCTTGAATTTCCCTCATTATTTCCTTGTCACTTTTTTCTCTTGATACCCTGAAATAAAATCAAACCCAAAATTGAATTAGTAATAAAATTGATGAttccattttttattttatattttgccaaataattaaagaaaaaagtttcaatgctgaaattccttgattttttagttttaattacCCTGTTTCAACAACTTCATTATCAGTTTCAATGCTGAAATTCCATCTTTCCAGAACTTCATTTGTAGATTTGCTCATTATAACTAAAACAACCCTCTGTAATTTTCCTGCTTCAAGCCATTCTgcattacaaaatcaaaacaaaaaaaaaaacccagaaaattaattaaattcaacaaaaatcccaGAAATAAATGAATTTCACAAAATCCCAGAAAATTGTACAGTACGAAGTATTTGATTTTAAGACAACCccagaaaataaattaatttaacaaaAACCTCAGAAATTAAATTGAACCTAACAAGAACCCTAGAAAATGATTTGAATTTCACAAACCCcagaaattaaattgaatttaacAAGAACCCTAGAAAATGATTTGAATTCCACAAAAACCACAgaaatcaaatttaatttaacAAGAACCACCCAGAAATTAAATCGAAATAAAGTATGAGTAGGAAGGAAATATAAGGAGAAAAAcacaataaaaataagaaatttaCCTGAAAGTTGAGCAGTAAGATTAGCGATGAAAGTTTTAACAGCCTCATCTTGAGTAAGAAGCATTGGCAATCCATATTTCTTCACTTTCCCAAAACTTTCTTCTGGGTAAACCCCTCGATTGTACAATATACTAATAATAATCAAAACAACTCaatcaataattaaattaatacgATAAAAAAATGAAACTTCTACCCAAAATGACGAATTTCTCACCTGTTTGCCGCATACCCtaaaaaatgcaaacaaaaatggGTTGAGAAAAATGGAAGAAAGATTGGAAGTTTCATTTTTGGAAGAAAATTAGACATAGAAGGAAAAAATGGCGTTAAAAATTTACCAAAGAATTCGCTGGCGATCGCTGCCGAGCCACGGAGAGTGATGATATCTTTAGCAACAGTTTTAGAAGCCAttgaattttcttttttgtaAGATTATAGAGTTCTTGATTTTGTGGGTGTTGATGGAAAAAATGAATGGAAGTGAAATTCAAGGGTTTTATATTGAAGTTAAGTGTAGTGCATTGAATTTAATTTGGTGGGGTTTGTAAAGTTGGGGATAAAGTTGATTGAATTGacgaattaaaataaaatccaCCCAGAAAAGGGAAGAGAAAAAGAGGTAACGGCtagtttttctgggtttttggaTAAACGGAGCAACGGTCGGCATTATGATTTGAAAATTGTCTGATCAAATGGGTGGGAGAGGTTCACACGTGTGGTTTTGGATGTGCAC
This sequence is a window from Spinacia oleracea cultivar Varoflay chromosome 1, BTI_SOV_V1, whole genome shotgun sequence. Protein-coding genes within it:
- the LOC110793878 gene encoding trihelix transcription factor GT-1, yielding MYISDTNHHPATTNPIAKPPSSSLEFSDDDHHHDMMIEVVPTHHHHHQQQQQQQHQHHEPHRLPSMATTPSTSGPKKRAETWVQDETRNLISFRRDMDALFNTSKSNKHLWEQISAKMRDRGFDRSPTMCTDKWRNLLKEFKKAKQQNVNGSNGNGNAKMLCYKEIEEILRERTRSTQTSNVAGYKSPNHNSDGMNHSSKDDPFLRFCDKGVDDASIPFGPIEANGRPTLNLERRLDNEGHPLAITAADDVTGGGCPPSFWRDTPANGDDTHAFGGRVITVKWGDYTRRIGVDGTAEAIKDVIRSAFGLRTKRAFWLEDEEQIARSLDRDMPMCIYTLHLDEGMTIKLCHYEETEHIPYAGQTITHTEVKTFYTEDDYREFMQHRGWSCLRELNGYRNIDNLDDLRPDALYRGVT
- the LOC110792981 gene encoding mitotic spindle checkpoint protein MAD2; protein product: MASKTVAKDIITLRGSAAIASEFFGYAANSILYNRGVYPEESFGKVKKYGLPMLLTQDEAVKTFIANLTAQLSEWLEAGKLQRVVLVIMSKSTNEVLERWNFSIETDNEVVETGVSREKSDKEIMREIQAIMRQIASSITYLPCLDEPCVFDVLAYTDKDVDAPITWTESDPKLISNPQMVKLHSFDTKIHKVDTLVSYKNDDDDDDE